One stretch of Phaeodactylum tricornutum CCAP 1055/1 chromosome 9, whole genome shotgun sequence DNA includes these proteins:
- a CDS encoding predicted protein — MSSSILYKFRSGTTFEALPLPGSAARVLDVKKAIVRQKKLDQGGALEFDLSLKDATTQQEYLDESEILPRGTRLIVQRLPAAKGQGFLARMARNPYGTYDPRTANQTATSSTTPYGAPSSTTATSAVPANFYTIDGRTQDQDDEEFVRPDAAEQELAALRAATDAARGTAGPSLGVARTSGGPAGRGPPPPAPTRVPRPNWNARPNADPELREQEKLGQPKKRATGIPRTFQAVQQQEEGLGLQTNAIGFEELKNRGGGLSELSSQNNLDYVLKVTATSIPDYLQCAICGGVVRDAMILPWDTEGRTTCETCIRDALTQNGFRDPLTGMEGVSPDDLIPNYALRKAADQFVKSVMEKMDEINKQQVEDDQPEVATDETIGGAVLEGESDEKGVLVSKKTTLTKKTVEDDPFGGDDDFGGDVFAVEPAENVVKEEAPKEPVKEEPTETEVATKPVKREVEPKAEEERENLTVATVQPPNVKVETQESPNEKPTDHSISHTTSPALEKSPSDRRESCRRRGPPVGYAMGPAGQSATATQARIDPRDASPRASRGRSGRHSGDNLEDGSRSVPPQDDPNLLMHVLTPGIPSILYCSATPKMGAMDEAPNAVVLLRSIVTNTKNTTGMDVMIIIFELAGGVAPRDGIKGMEAIAAGEVGGKIAGAVATVVEAVAEEEAAVEVDDTRYTS, encoded by the exons ATGTCCAGTTCCATCTTGTACAAATTCCGTTCGGGTACTACCTTCGAAGCCTTGCCGCTGCCGGGCTCGGCAGCCCGCGTCTTGGACGTCAAAAAGGCGATTGTCCGGCAAAAGAAACTCGATCAGGGTGGGGCCTTGGAGTTTGATCTCAGTCTCAAGGACGCCACGACGCAGCAAGAATACCTCGACGAAAGCGAGATTCTACCCAGAGGAACCCGACTCATTGTCCAGCGTCTGCCTGCCGCCAAAGGACAAGGATTCTTGGCACGCATGGCCCGGAATCCCTACGGCACGTACGACCCTCGCACCGCCAACCAGACGGCAACGTCATCCACAACGCCCTACGGGGCTCCATCCTCCACTACCGCCACGTCGGCGGTACCCGCAAACTTTTACACAATTGACGGTCGCACCCAGGatcaagacgacgaagaattcgtGCGTCCCGACGCGGCCGAACAAGAACTTGCCGCCTTACGAGCGGCTACGGACGCGGCCCGGGGGACTGCTGGGCCCTCTTTGGGTGTGGCGAGGACCAGTGGCGGACCCGCGGGACGGGGACCGCCGCCACCGGCACCAACCCGCGTCCCCCGTCCCAACTGGAACGCCCGACCCAACGCAGATCCCGAATTGCGTGAACAAGAAAAACTCGGACAACCCAAAAAACGAGCCACCGGAATCCCTCGGACCTTTCAAGCCGTacagcaacaggaagaaggATTGGGATTGCAGACCAACGCAATTGGCTTTGAGGAACTCAAAAATAGAGGTGGGGGGTTGTCGGAACTTTCTTCGCAAAATAATCTCGATTACGTGCTCAAGGTCACTGCCACGTCGATTCCGGATTATCTACAGTGCGCAATTTGTGGAGGCGTGGTACGCGACGCCATGATTCTACCCTGGGATACGGAGGGTCGGACGACGTGTGAAACGTGTATTCGGGACGCCTTGACCCAGAACGGCTTTCGGGATCCTTTGACCGGAATGGAAGGCGTCAGCCCGGACGATTTGATACCCAACTACGCCTTGCGCAAAGCCGCCGATCAGTTCGTCAAATCCGTCATGGAAAaaatggacgaaatcaaTAAACAGCAAGTAGAAGATGACCAACCCGAGGTCGCGACTGACGAAACGATTGGTGGGGCCGTGTTGGAAGGGGAGAGCGACGAAAAAGGCGTCCTGGtgtcgaagaagacgacgctGACGAAAAAGACGGTAGAGGACGATCCTtttggcggcgacgacgactttggaggAGACGTTTTTGCCGTGGAGCCTGCGGAAAATGTCGTCAAGGAAGAGGCACCCAAGGAACCCGTGAAGGAAGAGCCGACCGAGACGGAAGTAGCCACAAAGCCAGTAAAACGTGAGGTAGAACCAAAGGCCGAAGAAGAGAGAGAAAATTTGACGGTAGCTACTGTTCAACCTCCAAACGTGAAAGTAGAGACGCAAGAATCGCCCAACGAGAAACCTACGGATCATTCAATCTCGCATACTACCTCTCCAGCATTGGAAAAGAGTCCATCGGATCGGCGTGAAAGCTGTCGACGTCGTGGACCACCGGTAGGGTACGCAATGGGACCTGCTGGACAGTCTGCTACAGCAACTCAAGCTCGGATAGACCCTCGAGACGCATCGCCACGTGCTAGTCGCGGACGTAGTGGTAGGCATTCGGGCGATAATCTGGAAGACGGATCCCGCAGCGTCCCTCCCCAAGATGAT CCCAACCTTTTGATGCATGTGCTAACCCCGGGAATCCCCTCCATTCTTTATTGCAGCGCTACTCCGAAGATGGGAGCGATGGACGAGGCTCCAAACGCGGTCGTTCTGCTTCGTTCGATCGTAACGAATACCAAGAACACAACCGGTATGGACGTGATGATTATAATATTCGAGCTCGCGGGCGGGGTCGCGCCCCGGGACGGTATCAAGGGAATGGAAGCTATCGCGGCGGGCGAGGTGGGTGGGAAGATCGCGGGCGCGGTGGCTACCGTGGTGGAGGCGGTCGCGGAGGAGGAGGCCGCGGTAGAGGTGGACGATACTAGATATACTAGTTGA
- a CDS encoding predicted protein: protein MAQRVAAIVGAGPGNGAAFARKFLDEGFKVAVLSRSIDSMTKLAADLGNTEQVKGYACDVTSDNSVNAAFELIQKEFGPVSTVVYNAGSGGFKPWEQWTAAEVTMAADTNASGLYRAAQAAFPQLESNGGGNLCVIGAGAATRGRPMTVGFAAGKAAQRSVAQSLARAWGPKKIHVSYLVIDGVIDGDRARSLVGDKPDEFFLKSEDIANVIWNICEQKPSAWTFELDVRPFAEEW from the coding sequence ATGGCTCAACGTgttgctgcaattgttgGGGCGGGTCCAGGAAATGGAGCTGCTTTTGCCCGAAAATTTCTAGACGAAGGGTTTAAAGTTGCCGTATTGTCCCGCAGTATCGACTCAATGACCAAGCTGGCCGCAGACTTAGGAAATACAGAACAAGTGAAAGGCTATGCGTGTGACGTCACCTCTGACAATAGCGTCAACGCCGCCTTTGAGCTTATCCAGAAAGAGTTTGGACCAGTCTCAACGGTTGTCTATAATGCGGGATCTGGAGGGTTTAAGCCTTGGGAACAATGGACCGCTGCAGAAGTTACCATGGCGGCTGATACAAATGCATCTGGTCTGTACCGTGCTGCCCAAGCAGCCTTTCCCCAATTGGAATCCAATGGCGGGGGGAATCTTTGTGTGATAGGTGCTGGTGCTGCCACTCGCGGACGCCCTATGACGGTCGGTTTTGCCGCCGGAAAAGCAGCGCAGCGCTCAGTTGCTCAGTCGCTAGCCCGTGCTTGGGGTCCCAAGAAAATTCATGTGTCCTATTTGGTGATAGATGGTGTCATTGACGGTGACAGGGCTCGATCATTGGTCGGCGACAAGCCCGACGAattctttttgaaaagtGAAGACATTGCCAATGTCATTTGGAATATTTGTGAACAGAAGCCATCGGCCTGGACATTTGAACTTGACGTGCGTCCCTTCGCTGAGGAATGGTAG